The Helianthus annuus cultivar XRQ/B chromosome 11, HanXRQr2.0-SUNRISE, whole genome shotgun sequence region GATTGTTTCATCACTGTTTTCGCACCACATGAACATATGATGTCTGAATGTTGAGTTTTGCCCTTCAATCGAAGCacagatgaagaagatgaagacatGTTCAGGGCACTGATCAGGGGGCAACGAATTGAGGGCAGTGAATTGAGGGATTGAGGGCAGTGATTGAGGGATTTAGGGCAGAACGTTAGCGATTTAGGGCAGGATGAGGATACAACCTATTAATGGGGAAGATGAAGGGTAGTTTGGACTTTTCACTACAAACTAACGGTAACAATAATGGAAACTTGGTCCGGGGGGTAATTGTGCAACATAAGGTtgaacagtggggggtaaaattgcaattatttccttaggggggtagacatgccaatgacccctaacctcagggggtaaaattgcagtttactcaaataaaaaataaattaataaatgtGTTCTAAAAAATAAATGTGTCCTTGTTACATAatgtttgtttctataaatataaCAACCATAAACCCTGACGAAACACTAGTTAACACTTAGGCTAACCAGCTGGTTCGTCTCGTGATTAAGGGTTCAATTTCTTTCTCCACTTGCCGACTGCTGGAATcttgcaaaacagaacaccggtgactcgccacaaggaggagaatagggggttctccttgtgaccaccctccggcgtgagaataagtactgttctgaggagAATAGTGTGTGTTTTAGGTGAAATAGAGAGAGAGCCGAATGTTAAACCTGAAGGAGGAGtgtcctatttatagccgaaggatGAAGGAGGAAGGGAAGGCCTTGCCAGCAGCTACCGGGTGCTAGCTTTCCTACCAagaggaatatcctcttggtctcctctgttGTACTCAAAGTAGTGGATGACGTGGCGCGTCGTTATTCGTCTAGATAGGAGAATTGTAGCAGCGGCTGTCGGCCTGTCCTAGGATTATCTTGCAGGTCCGGCTGGCGTCCGATtactggtgacacgtgttgtcctttttgtctGGAGGAGCATCTTTTGTGTCAATTGCGATTTCTTCCAGAAGCTTTTAGAAGCTttagcttctagaagcttctagaTACGCTCTGCTGATGTAGGCACCACACTGGATAAAAGTGGTGTGATCCCTGCCATGTATGCATGgacttgggaccatacctcttcaaacCCTTATACAATATATCTAACAGCAGCAGCCACGGGCACAGTTTATTCTTCTCTTTTATTTATCTTCTTTTGGTTCCTCTTAGGTTCATTATCCATCTCCGATGCCATTGTTCCTGCTAATGAAACCTTCAATTACGTCAACGAAGGCCCTTTAGTTATAGATCCCTACGAATCCATTATTTCTGAATACAAATCAACTTACCGTCCACTTCCACCACCACTTAGCTACCCTTTCCGGCTCGTTTTCTACAACATCACCCCAAATGCCTACACTCTCGCCATCCTCATGGGAGTTTCACGTGACCAGTCCCTCATGCGATGGGTTTGGGAAGCCAATCGAGGTAAACCAGTCCGCGAAAACGCCACTTTCTCGTTAGGCTCTGATGGAAACCTCATACTAGCTGAAGCTAATGGTCAGATTGTGTGGCAGACCAATACCGCCAATAAGGGCGTTGTCGGTTTTGCCTTACTATCTAATAGTAACATCGTGCTTTTTGACTCGAAGGGTAACTTTGTCTGGCAAAGCTTCGATTATCCCATCGATACTCTCTTGATCGGACAAAGTCTACGGGTGAGAGGAGGTCCATACAAGCTTGTGAGCAGGCAGTCGGCCGCCAACAATGTTGACGGGGATTATAACTTCATAATCGAGCCTAAAAGACTGGCTTTGTATTACAAGAACAACATGCGCTACTGGTCATCCACGTTCCACAAATTAAATAGAGAAAATGTGACTATTGTAAATGCGACTTTGGTAATTCAAGAAACCGAGTACGAAGAGAACAACTTTACCGCACTTTGGTGTAATCTTCAAAATGATCGTCAatcttttgaattttcttttttaGATTTGGGTCAAGTTCAGTACAACAGCTCGTTATCATATCTCCGATAGGGCATCGACGGGAACCTAAGACTCTACACTTATCGTGCAAATGTGAGGGGAAACGCGGTGTGGACCTTGTTTGATAGGCACGAGGATGAGGGTGGGATGATTTTCGAAGACGAGTGTCAGTTACCAAATCGGTGCGGCAACTTTGGGCTTTGTGAGGACAGCCAGTTTGTGGGGTGCCCGACGCCAAACGGGGTATTTGCGTGGAGCAAAGATTGTAACACCAAGTCACCGGGATGTAACGCAAGTGGCTTTAGATATTATCAGCTCAAAGGGGTCGATCATTTCACAGTTGAGTATACACCCGGCACGGGGTCAGTGAAAAGGAGCGATTGCGAGAGCAAATGCACGAATGATTGCAAGTGCATGGGATACTTCTATCATACGAATACCTTGAGGTATTGGATCGCTTACGAGCTGAAAACATTGAAAAAAGTCGGGAATTCGACTAGTTCTGCATACATCAAAACGCCCATCTCCTAGCCGTTCGGTTATGTTTTATAACTTGTTAGAAATAATGAAGATCAAGATTTTTGAGTGTTCCTCTTTTTATAATTATATGCTTCCTTTGTGTTTAGTTATTTTGTTGAAATGATATGCTTGTTTCAAATTATATAaggagaatatatatatatatagggtcaggatttagagaaaacggtgaaaagtgtgagaatagtgagaacgcttatgggtcatccgatcaaaacaatccatggactagattgcgcagtggcgttttcgtaaataacgatcaattttattatgtgggacgcgcttcattaagggtaaaagggtcttttaccgctcatATTCAAAACACCAACAAATGATAAAACGccatacaaaaaaaaattaaacgccattaaaaacaaaacgcctAAAATTAGTAATAAAACACGTtgaatattacaggaagatgaaacaacacagtaactgaatatcagttattaacatttattagaagaaattccctcctaaattacgcgccaaaaacatcattatataaacaaggtaAAACACAGCTTCcttaatcacttcaatctatccattttctgcaaaaaaacatctttaaccaaaaatgccaacttaaccaaaacgccaaaaaaggcaacaatcgtttcgtggagatacactctgggaaTTAGGCGGTACGTCCTCctttttgacaacagaaggagggtgtatgttaagacggtcagggcaattctgaagatggaagaagagatacagagaagaatcttatccattggcatcgctctagacaacgaatgccatgaaacgcataggcttatgaaagcattaatcagcaaatttggaccaatcaatgCAGATGTGAAGccggaccctgtcatgacatcatggcgttttgatgatgaaacagacatggtgacggttacatacgacagcggagagcagaaagtctactggctagagaacatcatgacaaagcagcgtctgggtttcatggaagaattgcataacgccacaTGTACCAACACATaaatagactcaaaattggagttaatgcaagacatgttcaggtggaggcttcagaatcttcaggaacaagaagctgatgaagctgaaggtgatgacatggatgaagatccagatgaagactccgatgacgaagaagatgacgcaagtgatggatacttttcggataaagtaccttctgatgaaggcttttaattttttttcctctttttttttcttctatgtaatcttcttttttttaagataattaaatgatatatttctatctttattagcaaaatgccaaaaaaatactagaaatggttaacccttacaaaacgccaaaaataacaaaaagtaTATTTCTATCAACACcagtgtaaaatgctattttggactccattattacaaatagcatcaagcaagagttgatctttaatgacatgccaccaaacaagaatatcacaccaaaaaacaggttGCCACTATGCAGCTTCTTTtgaaaaagacggggtttatgaaggaaagttggcatctagctaaagtattcaaaaaaggttcaaaacgccaaaaacaaattcaagaaggaagaggctgatgatagtgaagattcgaaagaaaaattagattaccattttttattatttttgttttcattttatattgttttgatatcaagttatatgttgttttgttatctaattctctataaataaaatacattcttatataaAACGTCataaactacaaacaccaaaacgctagtagaatgaaaactgggagaacaacttctggcaaagcaccttgtcaaagggtattaaacgccaaaaaattcactaaacgccaaaaaaaattaGTCTTATCGTAATCTTATGCAAATATtaatgactcgtagtgaattattatacaaaatgtcacaaacgccaaaaaaattaactagaaaacgctataacgccaaaaaattatatatgtgacacaaaaacaattaatccaacgccaaaaagtttaataaatacaattaacgccaaaaaaaaacttagacgccagaaaatattataccgcgttgggaaaataaaagaagaatgaaaagacaaaaaaacccctccGTCCTTTTCTATGCCGcgggacacgtgttgggccaggatgcgttcttaCCGTTCTGACACTTTTGAGCggtttctcctgatcccgtatctatatatatataggataaggatcatgtgagaagtagtaggctaattgagaaacttgagaaacattctggaccacacatttttttaagcaaaaaaatacaaaaaaaggtgaaaaaaatgaatttttttttttttttggaaaaatcgcagctttttctataaaggatttaattttttattatttaaaaaaaaatttttggatttatacatatgtgtatattgttaatctttttaactatacatatatgtatattgtcaatgatacatatatgtatatacatgtttaaaattgaaaaataagtgttatttagggtttagcattagtatttagtgtttagcattagggtttagggtttagctttagggtttagcataaGGGTTTAGcaatagtatttagggtttagcattagggtttagcttttgggtttagcattagcgtttagctttaacttttgggtttagatttatctttagggtttgcattagggtttagcattaagggtttagctttagggtttagttttagctttagggtttagcattagggttaaCATTAGgatttagctttagggtttagaattagggtttagcattagggtttagcattagggtttagaaaTAGGGTTTAAcgttagggtttagggtttagggtttagcgtTAAAATTTAGCTTTAGTGTTTATTGTTTAAGTTTTAGGATTTATAAcacatattttttcaattttaaacatgtatatacatatatgtataattgacaatatacatatatgtatagttaaaagattaacaatatacatatgtgtataaataaaaaaaattaaaaaaataaaaaataaaaaatttagtccttaaagaaaaagctgcgatttttcccaaaaaaaattgcatttttttcacattttttttgcattttttgcttagggaaaatgtgtggtccagattgcttctcaagtttctcaaatagggtggacttctcttaggatccctaccatatatatatatatatatatatatatatatatatatatatatatatatatatatatatatatatatatatatatatacacatatacatatatagtgtgaggttcattggggaacacttaaaaaatggggaacagcggggaaccgactcaaacgaactccgattggactcattccagcggcgttggaaccgtcttgtcgaaccctaactaggatctcttaaccctaaaccctaaatcataacccctaaaccctaaatatattagggtttggcttttagggtttagctttagggtttagccttagggtttagctttagcgtttagctttagggtttttgagtttagctttagggtttagggtttagctttagcgtttagctttagggtttagctttaggtttagcctttagggtttagcttttaggggttatagtttagattttacggtttagcttaggttttagccttattttttagctttagggtttagggtttaggagttagaatttagggtttagggttaagagatcttagtttgGGTTCGACGAGCcagttccaacgccgctggaatgagtccaatcggagttcgtttgagccggttccccgctgttccccactttttaagtgttccccaatgaaccttcccctacatatatatacatatacatatatacatacagggaaaggatgtatagaaaacccactttaatttagaaaacccgggaaactcaaagctcccgatgtttttttgttttgaaaaaatttacacatgttatatggatgtttttaagggttttaggCAAAAAactcaaaaaagcgccgagtagatattttttaaaaaaataaacaagttttggtgtaacacatgttaatctgacatatttgtaacatgtgttacaccaaaacttgtttatttttttttaaaaataactactcggcgcttttttgattttttttgcccaaaacccttaaaaacatgtatataacatgtgtaaattttttcaaaagaaaaaacatcgggagctttgagtttcccgggttttctaaattaaagtgggttttctatagatacttacattatacatatatatatatacatatatatatatatatatatatatatatatatatatatatatatatatatatatatatatatatatatatatacatatatatatgtataggggaagattcaaatgaaaaccactagttattgtgaaaactagaaaactaactaaaacccactaaaaaggagggagggaagacttttaatgaaggaggggtaaaattggaacaaaaaatatataacttttcaaacatttcccatttctccatacgttatcattttaaaacaaaaatggcaccataagatcacaaattttcttatctttcattcaagtatgttcgagcatattttttatgacataaaaaaagatttatggtgtcatcttgttttcaatactattattatagtagtgcacatgtgcaatataacatgtactacaatgtgcattacatgcttaaaattagtttttttattctagtttagcttttaaggttagtttttttggaggtttaggattaggattaggtttttgggtgtgggggggaggggggtttaggtttttggggggtgggggtggggggggttaggttttttttcgggtttatgtttagggtttagttttaggttttcgggagggtggggggtttaggttttttttttttttttttttttttttttgggggggggggggttaggcttttggtgggagggtgaatttaggttttgggggggggggggtggggggtttaggtttttggggggtgtcggtgggggggtgggttaagtggtttaggctttccgtattagtgcacatgtgcagtacaaccaaaatttttttttttttttgaattttttttccatatataaaaagtagcgatttttctaaaaaaaattgtaaaaaaaaaaaaaattgtatgttttttaggtttttttaggcttttttagttagttttcgagttttcacaataaaagtggttttcatttgaaccatctcctatatgtatatatatgtatatatatgtatatgtatataggggaaagataaatcgaaaacccatgtgagttgagaaaacccaaataaaccctatgtaacatttttatttttttctaaaaaaaataggaaatgtaatataaatgtacacggacctatttatgaaaaaaaaaatgaaaaaaacgcttaccatttttttttaaaaaaatgttgaaaatttatatgttacattttttttggacatacatattatgtaacctgaaattttgtaacattttttaaaaaaaaaactacttggtgtttttttgtgtttctttttttaaaatgttcaaatatatgtatattacatttcctatttttttagaaatgtatcttgagtttacatggtttttttacaaaggttttctgagttttctcaactcaagtgggttttcgatttatccttcccctatgtatatatatatatatgtatgtatatatatatatatgtatatctatatatgtatatatatatataggggagccctaaaatgaaaaccacctccagttgtaagaaccgagagaaccactttTCAACCATTATATCTTCAAGATCAATGGATgagaaatatatatatgtatatggatgagactaaaaataattaaaaagtagattaaattacaagttttgtcctttatgtttgtcccaaatttcaggtgttgtcctttacctttaaaattgatgagttttgtacttaatgtttcaaaatcctgcacattatgtcctttagggcaaacccagttaattttttttttttttgttaaatctgatcatgtgcaaggcacatgagggcatATTTGTAACTTCGTTTCTTAAGGAAATTTATGTAATTAACCGAAAATAAATACCCCACCATCTTCAAAAGTTGCAGACCCACCACTTGCCATCACCTACCGCCACCACCTCCCACCCTAACCtgccgccgaccaccaccacctcccactACAAAAAATCATCAGAACAAACAAAAAAATCCCCAAATCTCAAACTACAAAAAATCCACTTTTCATTCACTTTCTTCATTATCATTCAATAAGCAGCATTGCATCAAAGTCTATttgcaaaaaattaaaaaaaaattgagtcTAAAAGAATCATCTTACCAAGATCCATATCATGATTGCAAGTGAAGTTCTAACAGATTCTTTCACTTTCTTCATTATCTTTCAACAAACAGTAAGCATCCAAAATCAAATTCAATATTTATAAAAGTTTTCATCAATCATGAAACAATAATCAAAACAAATTTTTGCTAAAACCAACAAAAAAGTCCTCTAGTTCTTTATTTTGAACTTCAAACAAAACGAGACTGGACAATTTTGGACCCGGTGCTCAGGAGATAATCACATGATAAGAAATGAAGACTGCTAATTATAAACACTTGTGTGCAGTATAAACATCTTCGACATACAACCACACCTAAAAATGGGGCGACAATTTATGGTTTCATAAAATCCCCAAATCGTTCAACCATTGCATCCATGAGATTGAAGAACTTATTTCACCGGAAAAAGAAATCCGACCCTCACAACTGCCACAACAACGTCGTTTCACCGTCCTTCAACTCTGTTAACAACATCCATAGCCACAGCGACAATGCTGATACTTGACGGACAGATTTTGGAGATCCAGTTGGTGGGGATGTGCTAGTGGTGGTTGTGGGGCGATGTAGTGTAGAGAGAAGAAGAGTGGCGGTGAAGTTGGCGGTGGaggaaggtggtggtggtggtggtggtggaaggaggtggtggaagtggtagagagagagggagagagagttggatgttgtagagagagagagagacggttTTGTTTAAAGAGAGATGagttaatatatattattttttttcttttaagatatttttataaataatagggtaaaatgtcaaaaataccctcatgtgccttgcacatgacctgtttaacagaaaaaataactaagttaggGTCAAAGGACAAACCGTGctggattttgaaacattaagtacaaaactcatcaattttaaaggtaaatgacaacgcctgaaatttggtacaaacataaaggacaaaacttgtaatatACTCTAAAAAgtattattaaatatttttttgtcatattatttctttaatattttaatctaaaAGGTTAGTTTAGTAAATTTACTCAATTTTATCTTTTTGTCTTTATTCTTTTTTATTCctatttttgtattattatattaattcttattttttaaacagattttttttattaaaaaaccattttaaattcagattttttaacaaaacaattttttttgtgcgccattttttacacgccgtttttactcccggctttttcacgcgtcgtttttttaacgcgccgtttttacgttttacaatttatataaaaaaagttttatgttttacgttaaaaagtttacgttttatgttaaaaagtttacggtttacgttaaaaagtttacattttaggttaaaaaatttacgttttacgttaaaaattttacgttctacgttaaaaagtttacgttttacgtcaaaaaatttacgttttacgttttacgttaaaaagtttacattttacgttttacgttaaaaagtttacgttttacgtcaaaaaatttacgttaaaaagtttacgttttacgttaaaaagtttacgttttaccttaaaaagtatacgttttacgtttaacattttacattttacgtttttacgttttacgttaaacaatttacgttttacgttaaaatctttacgttttttacattaaaaagtttacgttttacgttaaaaagtttacagtTTTAacgtttacgttaaaaagtttacgttctacgtttaaaaatttacgttttacgataaaaagtttacggttttaacatatttttttctcggtaagtgtctcagatagattgttatcatcatcatcgtttggggaaaagaatataaaaaactaacaacatcaaaacaaagtgtatctcgaaaaaaaacgaGGTTTGGCTCAGATGTTCCGATAACTAAAAAGCTGCAAAGCGGGGTTgcgggttcaaaaacctaccctccaccatcgttgccgcgccatcgtcatcaaaatctactTTTTTTTTTGCTTCATCGCCACCTAATCCAACAGATCAAAACCCACATAATTCACTGATCAAAAATCACCAGAAAAGCAAAGAACATAGTTCACGGATCAAAAATCAACAGAGCAAACCCACAGAGTTCATCAGATTCTTGTTCGTGACCCACAGATCAAACCCACAGATCAAAAATCAACAGATCAAACCCACCGAATATGCAACTTACTCGAACAAGAATCTGATGAACTAGTCTTGAACTAACTAAACCCATAACCTCCAAAGTCGACCCGAGCAACAACTCTGAGCtgaacatcatcatcttctacATTCACAGACGCTCGTCGGGAGGAGACCAGGACCGCCGCCGCTCACGACGGCGCTGCCGTCGGCCCGTCGGTGCcagtctttctctctctctctctctcttcgtgTTCCACCACCACTGAAGAACTGAACCACCGGCATCACACGCCGCCGCCATGGTTGGTGGCCGGCCGATTACTGTATAGACGGAGGGGAGGGAGGTTGGCTGGTGGTTGTCGTCGGAAAGAGGGGA contains the following coding sequences:
- the LOC110944348 gene encoding LOW QUALITY PROTEIN: epidermis-specific secreted glycoprotein EP1 (The sequence of the model RefSeq protein was modified relative to this genomic sequence to represent the inferred CDS: substituted 1 base at 1 genomic stop codon) — protein: MYAWTWDHTSSNPYTIYLTAAATGTVYSSLLFIFFWFLLGSLSISDAIVPANETFNYVNEGPLVIDPYESIISEYKSTYRPLPPPLSYPFRLVFYNITPNAYTLAILMGVSRDQSLMRWVWEANRGKPVRENATFSLGSDGNLILAEANGQIVWQTNTANKGVVGFALLSNSNIVLFDSKGNFVWQSFDYPIDTLLIGQSLRVRGGPYKLVSRQSAANNVDGDYNFIIEPKRLALYYKNNMRYWSSTFHKLNRENVTIVNATLVIQETEYEENNFTALWCNLQNDRQSFEFSFLDLGQVQYNSSLSYLRXGIDGNLRLYTYRANVRGNAVWTLFDRHEDEGGMIFEDECQLPNRCGNFGLCEDSQFVGCPTPNGVFAWSKDCNTKSPGCNASGFRYYQLKGVDHFTVEYTPGTGSVKRSDCESKCTNDCKCMGYFYHTNTLRYWIAYELKTLKKVGNSTSSAYIKTPIS